The Meleagris gallopavo isolate NT-WF06-2002-E0010 breed Aviagen turkey brand Nicholas breeding stock unplaced genomic scaffold, Turkey_5.1 ChrUn_random_7180001867192, whole genome shotgun sequence region CCCTTTCCTCCTGCATTCATCGCTTTACACGTTCTTCTCACAAACCTATCAATTTTTCCCACAAATTCATAGTTTGCTGCAACGCATATTTGTCCACTTTGCAGAGAACCTGGCTGAGAGTTCACTGCTCAACAAGCTGCTCCACACCTCGCTGGTAGAGAACAGCCACCacgtggagctgctgcagcaggacccCTCCTCCCCGCTCTTCTCCATCAGAACCTTCGAGGAGCTGCACCTGTGAGTCCCCCAGCACCTGGCCTCGCACACCCCCCTTCCTACAGAACGCCTCGGGTTGTGcttttttcacaggaaaaaggAGCTTTTACAGGGTGTGCACACCATGGGCTTCACCAGGCCTTCGAAGATCCCGGCGAATGCTCTGCCCCTCTCGATGGCACGTCCGTGAGTCCTGACCCCGCAGGAAGGGGTGAACCAGCCCCGGTGCTCTGCCTCCCTGTGGTGCTGGCGCACAGAGCCCAGACTTCTGCTGCTAACATTCCCTTGCAGACCCCAAAATCCGATTGCGCAGAGCCAGTCTGGGAcaggcagaacagcagcatttgTCCTGGCCCTGCTGAGCAGAGTGAAAGGTGCTGAGAGGTA contains the following coding sequences:
- the LOC109364536 gene encoding ATP-dependent RNA helicase DDX25-like — its product is LLQRIFVHFAENLAESSLLNKLLHTSLVENSHHVELLQQDPSSPLFSIRTFEELHLKKELLQGVHTMGFTRPSKIPANALPLSMARP